Genomic window (Thermodesulfovibrionia bacterium):
GAATGCCAAAGACCATATCAATCTTGAAAGCTATATCATCGAGGATGATGAGACAGGCCGTAAATTTGCCGAACTGCTTTTGAAAAAACAGGCTGAAGGGGTTCAGGTAAATATCATCTATGACAGCGTGGGCAGCATGAAAACTCCTGATACTTTTTTTCAGCGCCTGCGCGACAGCGGAATTCAGGTGGTCGGTTTCAATCCGATAAATCCGCTGAAGGCCAATGGGGATTGGGGACTGACACACCGGGACCATCGCAAAATATTGATCATCGACGGCAAAGCCGCAATTACCGGAGGGATCAACATCAGCAAGGTTTATTCGAGCAGCCCTTTCAAACGGAAGAAGAATGAAAAAGCTCCAATTCACTGGCGTGACACAGACATTCAGATCGAAGGCCCTGCCGTTGCTGAATTCCAGAAGCTGTTTCTTGACACCTGGCTGAAGCAGAATGGGCCGAAGCTCTCTGAGAAAAACTATTTCCCTGTCCTGAAAGAAGCGGGTAATTCCCTGGTGCGTGTGGTCGGCAGCACCCCCGGAGAGGACAACCGTCTCACTTTTATTATGTATGTGTCTGCCATCGTTTTTGCGGAGTCTTCTATTCACATGACGAACTCCTATTTTATCCCTGACGATCAGATAGTAAAGGCGCTTACTGATGCTGCCGGGCGCGGTGTTGACGTAAAGATCATTCTCCCGGGGAACACAGATTCCAAACTGGCATTATATGCGCAGAGGTATTATTACTCCGAGCTTTTGAGGTCGGGAGTGAAGATATACGAACACAGTACTTCCCTGCTGCACGCTAAAACCGCGGTGGTTGACGAGGTCTGGTCAACAGTCGGCTCAACCAACATGGACTTCCTGAGCTTGCTGAAAAATGACGAGGTAAATGCGGTCGTCCTGAGTAAGGAATTTGCCGTAGAGATGGAGCAGATGTTTGTCAGTGACCTTGCGGGTTCCAGAGAGATCCAATGGGATGAGTGGAAAAAAAGGCCTTTGCTGCCGAGGGCCAGGGAGTGGTTTGTTAACTTGTTTGTTCGATGGCTGTAACATCTCTTCATCCTGGGCATGTGAATTATAAGTATAAGAGCATAAACTTTCTAAAATTCTTCCTCTTCACTGCCGCAGCTGCGATTATTTTTTTTGCCGGTTTTGCTTCAGCTGTTGAAAAGCCCCTGCAGAACGAAGACATCCTTCTTGAGACTTATCAAAAGAACATGGCCCGGCTGGAGAAAAACAGCTTCGGCATTCCTCTTTTTCTGGAGTCCTTTGAGCAAGGCCACAGGGTGAATGTGGATGTCTATGGGATATTTGATCATCCATTCAGCAGTGTTGTCAACGTGCTCAAGGTTCCGGCGAACTGGTGCGATATCGTGTCCCTCAATCCAAATGTCAAGGCATGCACCTACAGGGAACTGCCAGGAACATGGCTGCTGACCTTTTTCATCGGCCGAAAAGGATATCAGACCACTGAAGATGCGCGTCAAGTCATTTACCGATACCGGAAAGTTGATCAGCAGCAGAAGTATCTTGATATTATTTTGAATGCTGATGAAGGCCCTTTCGGCACAAAGGACCACAGCATGAGGTTCGAGGCACTGTCACTTGAAGGTGGAAAGACCTTTATCCATGTCAGTTATTCATATAACGACAGTGCTGCGCTTCGCCTCGCGGAAAAAGGATATTTTGCAACACTCGGCAGGGGCAAGGTCGGATTCACAGTAGCCGGAACAGACATAAACGGCAGGCCTGTCTATATCGGCGGTCCGCGCGGCGCGATCGAGCGAAATGCTGTCCGGTATTATTTAGCTATCGAGTCTTTTATGAATACTCTTGAATATCCTGAAAACAGCCGCTTCAGCATGAGGATAAGAGAGTGGTATGATCTCACAGCCCGCTACAAGAAACAGCTTTTTGACCTTGAGAAAAAGGACTACATCACATTTAAGACAAAAGAGCATATAAACCAGTTAGTACTACAGCGATCTATCGGGAATGGCCGACAGCAGGTGCATTAAGCAGGGGAGTTACTCTGAAGGCTGCTGTACAGCTCCGTTATAAAAGACATCGCATCTGCCGCCTTGAACAAAGCGTTTAGCCTTCCTGTAGAGGTCGAAGACCGGTTCTGCAAGGGACCCGACAGCATTCACCTTGCCGATCTCGGGACTGCCGAAAGGGCCGCTGATGTTTTGTTTGAATTTTGCGCATCCCTTGTCATCGAGAAGCGCCACTGTTACTTTGTCATAGCGTCCTCTGACAAGGTCGAGTTTGCCTTTAAGAGCAACCCGATTATGGTCAGTCGAAAGTGCGCAGTCCGTGGCGTCTGCCACACCGCCCCTGACCTCCCAGTGAGAGAGGAAATGCGTGATGGTTCCCTGTCCTTCCTGTGCATGCAGATAGAGATCACCATAACGGTATCCCTTTAGAGCAACAGTGCTCATGACGGCAACCGTGCCGATAGGGCCGGCGATGAAGAAAGCGCCAAGGTCTACGAGGTTAAACTTCTGGCTCTTTTCGTACGAAGATAGTACCTTGTCGAGATTCATTGTATAAATGACAAGATTATCGCCCCTGAGAG
Coding sequences:
- the cls gene encoding cardiolipin synthase, yielding MLPDVSEVIDETPAGQKPRQIVSSKGLLSPEKSKAIMERLKLSVDPTDILQRHLVVVESVTESPLTKGNKVTLLADGQATYAAMFKIIENAKDHINLESYIIEDDETGRKFAELLLKKQAEGVQVNIIYDSVGSMKTPDTFFQRLRDSGIQVVGFNPINPLKANGDWGLTHRDHRKILIIDGKAAITGGINISKVYSSSPFKRKKNEKAPIHWRDTDIQIEGPAVAEFQKLFLDTWLKQNGPKLSEKNYFPVLKEAGNSLVRVVGSTPGEDNRLTFIMYVSAIVFAESSIHMTNSYFIPDDQIVKALTDAAGRGVDVKIILPGNTDSKLALYAQRYYYSELLRSGVKIYEHSTSLLHAKTAVVDEVWSTVGSTNMDFLSLLKNDEVNAVVLSKEFAVEMEQMFVSDLAGSREIQWDEWKKRPLLPRAREWFVNLFVRWL